In a genomic window of uncultured Flavobacterium sp.:
- the uvrA gene encoding excinuclease ABC subunit UvrA, with protein MLEKDNTIEVLGARVHNLKNIDISIPREKLVVITGLSGSGKSSLAFDTIYAEGQRRYVETFSAYARQFLGGLERPDVDKIDGLSPVIAIEQKTTSKSPRSTVGTITEIYDFLRLLYARGADAYSYNTGEKMVSYSDEQIKDLIIQDFNGKRINILAPIIRARKGHYAELFQQITKQGFLKVRVNGEVQDLVSGMKLDRYKTHDIEIVVDRMLIEDTEDNQKRLAESINTAMHHGENVLMILDQDTNEVRYFSRNLMCPTTGISYQNPEPNLFSFNSPKGACPHCNGLGTVHEINVKKIIPNPKLSIKAGAFAPLGEYKSSWIFKQLEVIGEKFGFKLTDPIEKIPEEAMNMILHGGKEKFTINSKDLGVTRDYKIDFEGISHFIKNQYDESASTTIKRWAKDFMDEINCPVCEGSRLKKEALFFRVNGKNITELCDMDISDLTAWFQDLNNHLTDKQLLIASEVVKEIKDRLNFLMNVGLNYLALSRSSKSLSGGEAQRIRLATQIGSQLVGVLYILDEPSIGLHQRDNEKLIHSLEQLRDIGNSVIVVEHDKDMIERADYVIDIGPKAGKYGGEIISIGTPAETLKSNTITAQYLNGKMKLEIPKKRRKGNEKFLKLTGATGNNLKNVSIELPLGQLICVTGVSGSGKSTLINETLYPILNAYYFNGVKKPQPYKKIEGLEHIDKVIDIDQSPIGRTPRSNPATYTEVFTEIRNLFTMTSESMIRGYKAGRFSFNVKGGRCETCEGSGVRTIEMNFLPDVYVECETCQGKRFNRETLEIRYKGKSISDVLNMTVDEAVPFFENIPKIYRKVKTIQDVGLGYITLGQQSTTLSGGEAQRIKLAGELSKKDTGNTFYILDEPTTGLHFEDIRVLMDVINKLVDKGNTILVIEHNMDVIKLADYIIDIGPEGGKGGGQLIAKGTPEEVAKNKKSYTAKFLKKELE; from the coding sequence ATGTTAGAAAAAGACAATACTATTGAAGTTCTTGGTGCAAGAGTTCATAATCTGAAAAATATCGATATTTCTATTCCGCGTGAAAAACTGGTAGTTATTACCGGTCTTTCTGGTTCGGGAAAATCTTCTTTGGCATTTGATACCATTTATGCCGAAGGACAGCGTCGTTATGTAGAAACTTTTTCTGCTTATGCCAGACAGTTTCTTGGCGGTTTAGAACGTCCTGATGTTGATAAAATCGACGGACTATCGCCGGTAATCGCAATTGAACAAAAAACAACCAGTAAAAGTCCGCGTTCTACCGTTGGAACCATTACTGAAATATATGATTTCTTAAGACTTCTTTACGCTCGTGGTGCCGATGCTTATAGCTACAACACAGGCGAGAAAATGGTCTCTTATTCTGATGAACAAATTAAAGATTTGATTATTCAGGATTTTAACGGAAAACGCATCAACATACTAGCTCCGATTATTAGAGCTAGAAAAGGTCATTATGCCGAATTGTTTCAGCAAATTACCAAACAAGGTTTCTTGAAAGTTCGTGTCAATGGCGAAGTTCAGGATTTAGTTTCGGGAATGAAACTGGATCGTTATAAAACCCACGACATTGAGATTGTTGTAGACAGAATGTTAATCGAAGATACCGAAGACAATCAAAAACGATTGGCAGAAAGTATTAATACAGCAATGCATCATGGCGAAAATGTTTTGATGATTTTAGATCAGGACACAAATGAAGTACGTTATTTCAGTAGAAATTTAATGTGTCCAACAACCGGAATTTCATATCAAAATCCGGAACCTAATTTATTTTCTTTCAACTCTCCAAAAGGAGCTTGTCCGCATTGTAATGGCTTAGGAACGGTTCATGAAATTAACGTTAAAAAGATTATTCCAAATCCTAAATTATCGATTAAAGCAGGTGCTTTTGCTCCGCTTGGCGAATATAAATCGTCATGGATATTTAAACAATTAGAAGTTATTGGAGAAAAATTCGGATTTAAACTAACAGATCCGATAGAGAAGATTCCGGAAGAAGCCATGAACATGATTTTGCATGGTGGAAAAGAAAAATTCACGATAAACTCAAAAGATTTAGGTGTAACACGCGATTATAAAATTGATTTTGAAGGAATTTCACATTTCATCAAAAATCAATATGACGAAAGTGCATCTACAACTATAAAACGTTGGGCAAAAGATTTCATGGACGAAATTAATTGTCCGGTTTGCGAAGGTTCCCGTTTGAAAAAAGAAGCTCTGTTTTTTAGAGTAAATGGAAAAAATATCACCGAATTGTGTGATATGGATATTTCAGATTTAACAGCCTGGTTTCAGGATTTAAATAATCATTTAACTGATAAACAGCTTTTAATAGCTTCTGAAGTTGTAAAAGAAATCAAAGATCGGTTGAACTTCCTAATGAATGTTGGTTTGAATTATTTGGCTTTAAGCCGAAGTTCAAAATCACTTTCGGGCGGTGAAGCACAACGTATTCGTCTGGCAACACAAATTGGTTCGCAATTGGTTGGGGTTTTATATATTCTTGATGAACCAAGTATTGGTTTGCACCAAAGAGATAATGAAAAACTGATTCATTCTTTAGAACAATTACGCGATATTGGGAACTCGGTTATTGTAGTAGAACATGATAAAGATATGATCGAACGTGCTGATTATGTAATTGATATAGGCCCAAAAGCCGGGAAATATGGTGGAGAAATCATTAGCATAGGAACTCCGGCGGAAACTCTAAAATCGAACACAATTACTGCTCAATATTTGAATGGTAAAATGAAATTAGAAATTCCGAAAAAACGTCGTAAAGGAAATGAAAAGTTCTTAAAACTAACCGGAGCAACAGGAAACAACTTAAAAAATGTTTCGATCGAATTGCCTTTAGGACAATTGATTTGCGTTACGGGAGTTTCAGGAAGTGGAAAATCGACTTTGATCAACGAAACGCTCTACCCTATTTTGAACGCTTATTATTTTAATGGCGTAAAAAAACCACAGCCTTATAAAAAGATTGAAGGCTTAGAACATATTGACAAAGTAATTGACATTGACCAAAGCCCGATTGGGAGAACACCACGTTCAAATCCGGCGACATATACTGAGGTTTTCACCGAAATTAGAAATCTGTTTACGATGACTTCTGAAAGTATGATTCGTGGTTATAAAGCGGGTCGTTTTAGTTTTAATGTAAAAGGCGGACGTTGTGAAACCTGCGAGGGTTCTGGTGTTCGTACCATCGAAATGAACTTTTTACCGGATGTTTATGTAGAATGCGAAACTTGTCAGGGAAAACGTTTCAATAGAGAAACTTTAGAGATTAGATACAAAGGAAAATCAATTTCGGATGTACTGAATATGACCGTTGACGAAGCGGTTCCGTTTTTTGAAAACATTCCGAAAATTTATAGAAAAGTAAAAACGATTCAGGATGTTGGTTTAGGATATATTACACTTGGTCAGCAAAGTACAACGCTTTCGGGCGGTGAAGCACAACGTATCAAACTTGCCGGAGAATTGTCTAAAAAAGATACCGGAAATACATTTTATATTCTTGATGAACCTACAACTGGTTTACATTTTGAAGACATTCGTGTTTTAATGGACGTTATTAATAAACTGGTCGATAAAGGAAATACGATCTTAGTTATCGAACATAATATGGACGTGATTAAACTTGCCGATTACATCATAGACATTGGTCCTGAAGGAGGAAAAGGCGGCGGACAACTAATCGCCAAAGGAACTCCTGAAGAAGTGGCAAAAAATAAAAAAAGCTATACGGCTAAGTTTTTGAAAAAGGAGTTAGAGTAA
- a CDS encoding TIGR00730 family Rossman fold protein, producing MRLEDFDNDEDKVIQDRLKQKTWNEIRTNDSWAIFKIMSEFVNGYENMGRIGPCVSIFGSARTKPDDKYYLLAEKIAYKISKAGYGVITGGGPGIMEAGNKGAHLGGGTSVGLNIELPFEQHFNPYIDHDKNLNFDYFFVRKVMFVKYSQGFVVMPGGFGTLDEMFEAITLIQTKKIGKFPIILVGVEFWSGLIDWVKTVLVEKMHTVSPEDMNLFKIVDTEDEVVDVLDKFYKKYDLSPNF from the coding sequence ATGAGATTAGAAGATTTTGATAATGATGAGGACAAAGTAATTCAGGATCGTTTGAAACAAAAAACGTGGAATGAAATTAGAACAAATGACAGCTGGGCGATTTTTAAAATCATGTCCGAATTTGTAAACGGATATGAAAACATGGGACGTATTGGTCCGTGTGTATCTATTTTTGGATCGGCGAGAACTAAACCAGATGATAAATATTATTTATTGGCTGAAAAAATTGCCTATAAAATCAGTAAAGCAGGTTATGGTGTAATCACAGGAGGTGGTCCCGGAATCATGGAAGCTGGTAACAAAGGTGCACATTTAGGCGGCGGAACTTCGGTTGGTTTAAATATCGAATTGCCTTTTGAACAACACTTTAACCCTTATATTGATCACGATAAAAACCTAAATTTCGATTATTTCTTTGTGAGAAAAGTTATGTTCGTTAAATATTCGCAAGGTTTTGTGGTTATGCCTGGAGGTTTTGGAACTTTAGATGAAATGTTTGAGGCGATTACTTTGATTCAGACTAAAAAAATTGGAAAATTCCCAATTATTTTGGTTGGTGTTGAATTTTGGTCTGGATTGATCGACTGGGTAAAAACCGTTTTGGTTGAAAAAATGCATACAGTAAGCCCAGAAGATATGAACTTATTCAAGATCGTAGATACTGAAGATGAAGTAGTTGATGTATTAGATAAATTCTATAAGAAATACGATTTAAGTCCGAATTTCTAA
- a CDS encoding aminopeptidase, producing MEVAVNLELKTLNVKQDITFYNTSTDSLSSIVLNDWNNAFSDKNTPLAKRFSDEFYRGFHLAKPSERGNTTILNLTDSDNMALEWERTEKNPDFIVVKLNRKLHPGEKIDLHITYISKIPSNKFTHYGFDQNGGMNLKNWFLSPARFENHNFIKNHNFNLDDIANASTNYEVEVKIPSNYSITTDLNSVSKDVSNASFSTYLFAGNNRTDFNIFIEKQNSFRSYNNDFVEILSDLKTKKLDEIQRALIINRVSTFANNFIGKYPHEKITVSQADYDRNPFYGLNQLPSFISPFSDDFVFEITFLKTYLSNYLKTSLRLDPRKDNWIYDGIQIYAMMKYMEENHLDQKMLGRLSDMKLFKSYNITNLTFNEQYSYYYMLMARKNLDQPLGDPKNTLIKFNEQIASKYRAGLSLSYLDDYLNHNIVPESVQEFYNLNKTKQADRCDFEKILTQNSPKKIEWFFNTIIDSRDIIDYKFTSVSRTKDSVQFKIKNKTGIYAPIPIYGVKNKEVVFKKWIEPKNADSIYQFDRKNADKIVINYDNEVPEYNQRNNWRSLKSLVITNRPIKFNFAKDLEDPYYNQILYIPTLTYNLYDGLTPGMRFHNKTILDKPFTFDINPAYSIKAGTISGSSAFSWSEYYRYSTLYNIRYSLSQNYFHYAPDAAYLRLNPMVQFRIREENFRDNRKQLIMFRQVIVNREASKYITDNSKPNYSVFNARYSNIKTELINHFSFMTDLQFAGDFGKLAGEIEYRRLFENNHKLNLRLYAGSFLYNTTNSDYFSFGLDRPTDYLFDYNFYGRSESTGFFSQQFVMAEGGFKSKIAPEYANQWMTTFNASYSIWNWIELYGDIGFMKNKHQNANFVYDSGLRLNLVPDYFELYFPVYSNNGWEISQKNYDEKIRFVITLSPKTLVNLFTRKWF from the coding sequence ATGGAGGTTGCAGTCAATCTCGAACTTAAAACGCTGAATGTTAAACAAGATATTACGTTTTATAATACCTCAACCGATTCTTTGAGTTCGATTGTTTTGAATGACTGGAACAATGCTTTCTCAGACAAAAACACGCCACTTGCAAAACGTTTTTCTGATGAATTTTATCGAGGTTTTCATCTGGCAAAACCTTCAGAAAGAGGTAATACAACTATTTTGAATCTTACGGATTCTGATAATATGGCACTCGAATGGGAAAGAACCGAGAAAAATCCAGATTTTATAGTGGTGAAACTGAATAGAAAATTACATCCCGGCGAAAAAATAGACTTGCATATTACTTATATTTCTAAAATTCCGAGTAATAAATTTACGCACTACGGTTTTGATCAAAATGGAGGAATGAATTTAAAAAACTGGTTCTTATCTCCTGCAAGATTTGAGAATCACAATTTTATAAAAAACCACAATTTCAATTTAGACGATATTGCCAATGCAAGCACTAATTATGAAGTGGAAGTAAAAATTCCGAGCAATTATTCTATTACAACCGATTTAAATTCGGTTTCAAAAGATGTTTCGAATGCTTCTTTTAGCACTTATTTATTTGCGGGAAATAACAGAACTGATTTTAATATTTTTATCGAAAAACAAAACAGTTTCAGAAGTTATAATAATGATTTTGTAGAAATACTTTCAGATTTAAAAACCAAGAAACTAGACGAGATTCAAAGAGCACTTATCATTAATAGAGTTTCAACTTTTGCAAATAATTTTATCGGGAAATATCCGCATGAAAAAATAACAGTTTCTCAGGCAGATTATGACAGAAATCCTTTTTACGGATTAAACCAATTACCCTCGTTTATAAGTCCGTTTTCTGATGATTTTGTATTTGAAATTACTTTCTTAAAAACCTATCTGAGCAATTATTTAAAAACCAGTTTGCGTTTAGATCCCAGAAAAGATAATTGGATTTATGACGGAATTCAGATTTATGCCATGATGAAATACATGGAAGAAAATCATTTGGATCAAAAAATGCTCGGACGCCTTTCTGACATGAAACTCTTTAAAAGTTACAATATTACAAACCTGACTTTTAACGAGCAATACAGCTATTATTACATGTTAATGGCGAGAAAAAATCTGGATCAGCCACTTGGTGACCCAAAAAATACTTTAATAAAATTCAACGAACAAATTGCCAGTAAATATCGCGCAGGTTTAAGTTTGAGCTATCTGGACGATTATTTAAATCACAACATTGTTCCTGAAAGTGTACAGGAATTTTATAATTTGAATAAAACGAAACAAGCAGATCGATGTGATTTTGAAAAAATATTAACTCAAAACAGTCCAAAAAAAATTGAGTGGTTTTTTAATACAATTATAGATTCACGTGACATTATTGATTATAAGTTTACAAGTGTTTCAAGAACAAAGGACAGTGTACAATTTAAGATCAAAAACAAAACAGGAATTTATGCCCCTATTCCGATTTACGGAGTTAAGAACAAAGAAGTTGTATTCAAAAAATGGATCGAACCTAAAAACGCAGATTCTATTTATCAATTTGATCGAAAAAACGCTGACAAAATCGTCATAAACTACGATAATGAAGTTCCGGAATACAACCAAAGAAACAACTGGAGATCACTGAAAAGTCTCGTTATAACGAATCGTCCCATTAAATTTAATTTCGCCAAAGATTTAGAAGATCCATATTACAATCAGATTTTATACATCCCTACACTTACTTATAACTTGTATGATGGGTTGACGCCCGGAATGCGTTTTCATAACAAAACCATTCTCGATAAACCTTTTACGTTTGATATTAATCCGGCGTACTCCATAAAAGCAGGAACGATTTCCGGTTCATCAGCTTTTTCATGGAGCGAATATTACAGATACAGTACCTTATATAATATAAGATATTCGCTAAGTCAAAATTATTTTCACTACGCGCCCGATGCTGCCTATTTGAGGTTAAACCCAATGGTTCAGTTTAGAATCCGCGAAGAAAACTTTAGAGACAATCGAAAACAATTGATTATGTTTCGTCAGGTTATTGTAAATCGTGAAGCAAGTAAGTATATTACTGATAATTCTAAACCAAATTATTCGGTTTTCAATGCACGTTACTCTAATATCAAAACCGAATTAATCAATCATTTTAGTTTTATGACTGATCTTCAGTTTGCGGGAGATTTTGGAAAACTAGCCGGAGAAATTGAATATAGAAGGTTATTTGAAAACAATCATAAATTAAATTTAAGATTGTATGCCGGAAGCTTTTTATACAATACAACGAATTCAGATTATTTTAGTTTTGGCTTAGACAGACCAACGGATTATTTATTTGATTATAATTTTTACGGAAGATCTGAAAGTACCGGTTTCTTTAGTCAGCAATTTGTGATGGCCGAAGGAGGTTTTAAGTCAAAAATAGCACCGGAATACGCCAATCAATGGATGACAACTTTTAACGCAAGCTATTCGATCTGGAACTGGATTGAATTATACGGAGACATTGGTTTTATGAAAAATAAACATCAAAATGCGAACTTTGTTTATGACAGTGGTTTACGTTTAAATCTGGTTCCTGACTATTTTGAACTCTATTTTCCGGTTTATTCGAATAACGGTTGGGAGATTTCGCAAAAAAATTATGACGAAAAAATACGTTTTGTCATCACTTTATCACCAAAAACATTAGTCAATCTTTTCACTAGAAAATGGTTCTAA